The Calidithermus timidus DSM 17022 genomic interval GGTCACCAGCAACCCCGAGCGCATCGGCCTGATGCCCTGCAACCCGGCGGTAGGGGGGCCGGGCAAGAGCCAGTTGGTGGCAGAGATCGTAGCCCTGGGCGGGCTGATGGGCCGCTTGGCCGACGCCACGGCGATCCACACCCGGGTGCTCAACCGCTCCAAGGGGCCTGCGGTGCAGAGCCTGCGGGTGCAGGTAGACCGGGACGCCTATGCCCTCGAGGCCCAGCGTACCCTACTCGCGCACCCCAACGTCGAAGCCGTCCGCGCCGAGGTGGCTGCGCTGTGGCTCGAGGACGGCGGCTTACGGGGGGTACGCGCGGTGGACGGCCGGACCTTTGCCGCGCGCTCGGTGGTGGTCGCCAGCGGAACCTTCCTCAGCGGGGTGGTCTGGTATGGTCGCCAGTCCCGTCCTGCCGGGCGTCAGGGCGAGCCGCCAGCCCGCTTCCTCTCGCAGAGCCTGCGCGAGGCCGGGCACACCCTGCTGCGCTTCAAGACGGGAACCCCCCCGCGTATCCGGGCCGACTCGGTGGACTACGCCGCGCTCGAGGTCGTACCCGCCGACGACCCGCCCGGTTCCTTCACGGGTCGTCCCGGGCCCTTCGCCGCAGCCCGGCCCACCTGGCAGACCCGCACCACGGCGGCCACCCACCGCCTGATCCAGGAGAACCTGCACCTCTCCCCCCTTTACGGCGGAGACATCGAGGGGATCGGTCCCCGCTACTGCCCCTCCATCGAGGACAAGGTGGTCCGCTTCGCCGACAAGGAGACCCACCTGCTCTTCGTGGAGCCGGATGGCCTGGAGACCTCCGAACTCTACCTACAGGGCTTCTCCTCCAGCCTGCCGCCACAGCTGCAGGAGCAGATGGTGCGCAGCCTGCCGGGTTTCGAGCAGGCCGTGATCCAGCGCTACGCCTACGCGGTGGAGTACGACGCGCTGCGCTCGACCGAGCTCACGCCTGGGCTGCAGTCGCGCAAGCTGCCGGGCCTCTTCACCGCCGGGCAACTCAACGGCACCAGCGGCTACGAGGAGGCCGCCGCCCAGGGGTTGCTGGCGGGGCTCAACGCGGCCAGGTACGCCATGGGCCTCGAGGAGGCGGTGCTGCCCCGCGACTCCGGCTACATCGGGGTGATGATCGATGACCTGGTTCACCGGGGTACCGACGAGCCCTACCGCATGATGACCTCGAGGGTCGAGTTGCGCCTGCTGTGCCGGGCCGATAACGCCGACGAGCGCCTGGGCGAGTGGGCGGTGGCCTGGGGGCTGCAGCCGCGTGAGTGGATCGAGGAGGTGCGCCAAAAGTACGCCCGGATCGAGGCCGAGCTCGAGCGTCTGAGCGGCATTCGCCTGGAGGGGGTCTCGGCGCTGCACTACCTGCGGCGTCCCGAGGCCACCTACCCGGACCTGATCGCGCGGATTGGAGCGGGAGGGCTTCGTTCCCCGGAGGAAGCCCAGCAGGTGGAGATCCGGGCCAAGTACGCCGGCTACATCGAGCGCCAACTCAAGTTGCGCGAGCGACTCGCCGAGCTGGAGAGCTACCGGATCCCCCAAGACATCGCCTACGCCTTGGTGCCCAGCCTCTCGCGAGAAGCCGTGGAAAAACTCTCCAAACTCCGCCCCCGCACGGTGGCCGAAGCCTCGCGGGTTCCGGGGGTCCGCGACTCCGACCTCACCGCGTTGCTGATCCACCTGACCAA includes:
- the mnmG gene encoding tRNA uridine-5-carboxymethylaminomethyl(34) synthesis enzyme MnmG; translation: MAVYDVIVVGGGHAGIEAAWAAAQAGARVGLVTSNPERIGLMPCNPAVGGPGKSQLVAEIVALGGLMGRLADATAIHTRVLNRSKGPAVQSLRVQVDRDAYALEAQRTLLAHPNVEAVRAEVAALWLEDGGLRGVRAVDGRTFAARSVVVASGTFLSGVVWYGRQSRPAGRQGEPPARFLSQSLREAGHTLLRFKTGTPPRIRADSVDYAALEVVPADDPPGSFTGRPGPFAAARPTWQTRTTAATHRLIQENLHLSPLYGGDIEGIGPRYCPSIEDKVVRFADKETHLLFVEPDGLETSELYLQGFSSSLPPQLQEQMVRSLPGFEQAVIQRYAYAVEYDALRSTELTPGLQSRKLPGLFTAGQLNGTSGYEEAAAQGLLAGLNAARYAMGLEEAVLPRDSGYIGVMIDDLVHRGTDEPYRMMTSRVELRLLCRADNADERLGEWAVAWGLQPREWIEEVRQKYARIEAELERLSGIRLEGVSALHYLRRPEATYPDLIARIGAGGLRSPEEAQQVEIRAKYAGYIERQLKLRERLAELESYRIPQDIAYALVPSLSREAVEKLSKLRPRTVAEASRVPGVRDSDLTALLIHLTKVPA